TCCGTTGCTTTGTCCACTTCAATGGCTGTAGTCAATTTTCCGTAAAGAATATTTTTCTTTTTTCGATACAAATCAATGTATTTCAGCGCCATGGATTGTAATTCGCTTTCACGATTATTTTTGAGAACCAAATCCACAAAAGATTGAAAAACGGAACTAACTTTTCCGCCGGCGGCTGTAAGAATCAGTTTCTTTTTATCCGCAGCGGATATTACCGGATTATCAAGCGCTTCGTATAGCTTGTTTGTTGCCGAAAATGAACGCGCCAACGTTTTTGCTTCTTCATATACTTTGTCTTGCGACGAAGATTCCAAAGCAAAATCAAGCAAAGCTGTAGCGTATCGTACCGATATCAATCCTAAATTCATTTGTTTTTACGATTTTGGGATATTAATTTCGTCCAGCAAACGATCTATCATTTGCATCTGGTCTTTTTTCGTGTCTAAATTAGCTCGAAGCACTTTTTCTGCTACCTCCACCGAAAGTTTTGCCACTTCACGACGTACAGAACGGATAGCATCTTCTTTTTCAAGGGCAATTTGTTTTTTTGCAATTTCAATCTGATTTGCAGCTTCTGCANTTGCTTTTTCCTTGGCGTCCTGAATCATTTTATCACGAGTTTTTGCGGCTTCTGCAAGAACACTTACTTGTTCTTTTCTCGCATCCGCAATCAATTTGTCGCTTTCGGCTTTCACTTTCGCCAANTCGTCACGGGCTTGTTGAGCCATCAGCAATGATTCGTCAATATACGCTTTGCGTTCTTCCACCATTTTTACAATAATAGGAAAACCAAATTTAGCCAATATAAAAACGACTATGCCGAATGCCAACAGCATCCAAAATACCAGACCGAAATCAGGCGTTAAAAGTGACATAATATAAAAAGATTAAAGAATAAAACCACAAACTACTACAGCAAACAAAGCAACCCCTTCTACGAGGGCGGCGGCAATAATCATATTCATACGGATATCGCCTGCAGCTTCAGGTTGGCGTGCAATGCCTTCCATAGCGGCGCCACCAATTTTACCAATTCCTAATCCGGCTCCAATAGTTGCTAAACCTGCGCCTAAACCGGCTCCCATAGTACCTATGCCTGCATCTGCTGCTGCTTGTAACAAAGTTGATAGTAACATAATTTCTTATTTTTAAAAGTTAATTATTTTGTTTTCAAATAAAATCAATGTTGATGATGTGGTTCTACACGTGCCAAACCAATAAATACGGCGGATAACATTGTNAACACNTANGCTTGAATATAAGCNACCAATATTTCCACAATTCCGATAAATACGCTAAAAAGAACAGAAACCCCGCTCATTGTAGCATTCATTCCTGCTCCTAAACTCACNGTTACAAATACCAATGCTGTTAAACCCAACGCAATGGAGTGTCCTGCAAGTATATTTGCAAAAAGACGAATCATCAATGCGAAAGGTTTGGTAAATACGCCTACTAACTCTATTGCAGGCATAATTGGCGCCGGAACTTTCAACCACATAGGAACATCTGGCCAAAAAATTTCTTTAAAATATTCTTTTGTTCCCGAAACATTCACAATTATCAATGTCAGGAGAGCAAGCACCATAGTTACGGCAATATTACCGGTAACATTTGCTCCTCCGGGAAAAATGGGGATTAAACCCATTACNTTATTAATGAAAATAAAGAAAAATACCGTAAGCAAATAAGGCGCATATTTTTTATAATCTTTTCCTACACCGGGTTTTATTACCTCATCATTAATGTTCATTATAAACATTTCCATAAAACCTACAAAACCCTTCTTTGAACCGAGCGGGTCTTTTTTATACGCACGTACTACATACATTATTAAAAAAATCAACAACGCAGAATTAAATAACAATGCAAAAACGTTTTTGGTTATGGAAATATCAATAGGTCGAATTTCCGTACCGGAAGCATCTTTCTCTACAATTTTTCCTTTGTATTTACCTTCTTCAGCTATATAAAAACCATTATGTTCATTTTCGCCGTGATGGAATGCNGAAGACATAAATACATTGAATCCTTTTGTTTGACTGTATAAAATTATAGGAAGCGGAATNGTNATGTGATGATGATTAACGGTTGTAATATGCCATCCATAAGAATCCGCAAGGTGTTCCAAAATTAATTCTTTTACATTCAATTCGCCTGTTTTTTCTGTTTCCGGTTTATTTNCCGTATGNTNANCAACAGANGCNGGTTCTTCTCCAAAANCTATTGAAGTAGAAGAAATGAACAATAAAGTGATAAATATTTTATATAGAATCTTCATCCGATTTTGTTTTTTTTATCCATTTTTCCGCCGAGTAAAAAATGAATGTTTCGGTAAACATAAAAATAGCATAAAACACGATAAAAATAAGAGCAAATGGTTTTAAAGCGGTTTTATGTGTTATCCAATAAACTAATAAAAAGAGTAAACTTGCCAATATTTTTCCTACACGCAACATCAAATATAAATTTACCGTTTTTCTTGCTTCCATTGTTTTTACTTTGAAAACATTGAAAATGAGTATTAATCCCAATACAAAGAAAAAAATAGGAATTGCAGGATACCACGAAATCATATATTGAGGGAAAAATGTAGAAATTATATGCTTAATACCCAAACCGAAAATCAAGGTGACGGCAGTAAGAATTAAAATAAATTTATTTTTCTGTTTTTCCATTAATCCAATGTTTCTACCGCTACGGTAACATTATTATGACTCATTTCCATAAACCCGCCACTTATATTCAACTCCTTTGTTTGCCCACCCGTTTCGTATACTAATTTTCCTTTATTCAAAAATGAAATAATTGGAGCATGGTGGTCAAGTACGGTAAATGAACCTTTTGCTCCTGGTAACGTAACTAAACTTACTTCGCCGGAAAAATAAATTTGCTCGGGTGTTATAATTTCGAGTTTCATTATTATTTGCCTTTAGCTTGCTCCATCAATTTTTTACCTTTAGCAATCGCCTCATCAATAGTTCCCACACTTAAAAACGCCATTTCTGGATATTCATCTAATTCTCCGTCTAAAATCATCTTAAATCCACGAATGGTTTCTTCAATCGGCACCATCACTCCCGGTACTCCTGTAAACTGCGCTGCCATATAAAATGGTTGAGACAAGAAACGTTGCACTTTACGAGCGCGGTTTACCGTAGTTTTATCATCGTCTGATAGTTCTTCCATTCCTAAAATNGAGATNATATCNTGTAATTCTTTGTTACGCTGNAATATTTGTTTTACACGCTGGGCTGTATTGTAATGNTCTTCTCCAACNATNAGCGGATCCAAAATACGAGAAGTGGAATCAAGCGGATCTACCGCAGGATAAATACCTAACTCTGCAATTTTACGGCTTAAAACGGTAGTAGCGTCCAGGTGAGAAAAAGTTGTAGCCGGAGCCGGGTCGGTTAAGTCGTCTGCNGGAACATAAACCGCTTGAACTGAAGTGATTGATCCGTATTTTGTTGATGTAATTCGTTCTTGCATAATACCCATTTCAGTAGCAAGCGTCGGTTGATAACCCACTGCGGAAGGCATACGTCCCAAAAGCGCAGANACTTCGGATCCGGCTTGTGTAAAACGGAAAATATTATCGATAAAAAATAAAATGTCGCGTCCACCTTTTCCGCCACCATCACGAAACGATTCCGCAACGGTAAGTCCGGATAAAGCTACAGAAGAGCGCGCTCCGGGCGGTTCATTCATCTGACCGAAAACGAGTGTTGCTTGNCCGCAAATACTGAAAAACCATTATGCCCTTTAGCTACATTATTAATCAATTCCTGAATTAATACGGTTTTTCCCACGCCGGCGCCTCCAAAAAGCCCGATTTTACCTCCTTTTGCATAAGGTTCAATCAAGTCAATTACTTTAATTCCTGTAAATAGAACTTCAGTAACGGTAGAAAGATCTTCAAACTTAGGCGGCTCCCTGTGAATAGGATATGCGCCTTCACGGTCAAGGTCTTTCATTCCATCAATCGGATTACCTATAACATTCATTAAACGCCCTTTTACTTGATCGCCAACAGGCATGGTGATAGGATTTCCAAGCACTTTAGCTTTTAGTCCTCTGCGAAGACCGTCAGTAGAATCCATTGCTACGGTACGTACCGTGTTTTCACCGATGTGTTGTTGAATTTCNACAATCAATTCACGTCCGTCGCCACGATCAANGCTTAATGCATCGTGAATGGAAGGAAGTTTGTACTCAGTTTTTTCAGTTAAATCAAAATAAACGTCCACTACGGGACCAATGATTTGTGAGATACGTCCAACTAATTCAGGCATAATATTGGGAATTATTTTTTATCTTATTGATAATCAGCGGTAAGATAAGCAGTTATATTTATTGTATTTTTGTTTAATCGTTAAAATTAACGAACTACAAATGTATAATTTTTTTTAATTCACACAAAAAGATTTTTATTAAAAAAATGCTAATATAATGTTTTTGTGTTATCATTTATCACATTGTAAATTACGCTATTAATCCCATAAACTAAAAAATATTTTAATAAAAATTTTATTTTCCAAAAAAAATATATTTTCTTTGTAAAAAACAAATGACACTAAAAGGTATCATTTTTATGAACTTAAATAAAACAACAAAATATGCTTTACAGATTTTCAGTTTAATGGCATTAAATGAAAATAAGATGCACACAGCAATCGAATTGTCCGAACAATTGAAAATTCCATATCGCTATTTACGGAAATTATTAACAGAATTCAACAATAAGGGTTTTCTAAAAAGTACAAAAGGAAAAACAGGTGGTTTTTCCCTTTCCAAAAAAAATCATGAGATTTCTTTGTATGATATTGTGTACCTGACAGATGAAACTCATTTTAGCACAAGTTGTTTTTTTGGATTTAAGGAATGTCCTTTAATAAATGTGTGTTCAATGCATGATAAATGGACGAGTGTGAGAGAAATGTGGTTGGAAATATTGAAAGAAACAACACTGGAAGACATTAAGAATCAAAATATTAATGAAATTTTTCTAAAAAACAAACTTTTATCAATTTAATAATTTCATAGTTTATGGTCGATTCACAACTCGTCCTTTGGGGACAAACTGTAGCATATACGTGCTACGCCTTAGCCATTTTGGCATTAATGGGTTGGTTTGGTTATAAAATTACCAGGCAGAGCAACAGCGAGTATAAAGCGCCTAAAAAGCTGTTTTATACATTCGTTTCTATTTTAATTGTAGCGGGAGTCTCGCTGCATATTGTTACTTTCAATACTATTCCTTGGGCGCCGCTGGATTTGAACCGTGCCGAAATTACTCCGAACAAAGTTTTTGACATTTCGATGGCTAATCATCAGTTCAAACTTCCGTCCGAAAAATTGGTAATTAAACAAGGTGAGAAAGCCTTGTTCAAGGTTACTTCTGAAGACTTGACGTACGGTTTTGGAGTTTTTCGCCAGGATAATTCAATGGTATTTCAAATGCAGGTAGTACCGGGGCATATGAACGATATTCTTTGGAAATTTGAAAAACCCGGCGTTTACACCATTCGCTCCACGGAATATTCCGGACCAAAAGGAGATCAAATGATAGTAAAAGATGCCGTTGTGGTGGAATAATTATTAACCTTCTAAAAAAATACTGAAATGAAATTCATAGAAACTTTACTTGACGGAGAAGGCAAATTATTTAAGCCGTCCACACTTACACCTATGCAAAAACTACTTTTGCGTTTTGTGGTTGTTTCACTTGTGTATTATTTCTTTGCCGCATTTGAAGGAATGCTGATGCGTATGTATGCAGTGAGTCCTACATTTATGCCAAGCAATCAATATTATGCCATTCTTACGGCACATCCGTTGGTGGGAATTTTTGGTTCTACGTATTCTTTGGTTTTTGGAGCTTTTTTGTTTTTAGTTCCATTTTTAATGAAAAAACCTATTTGGAGCTATAAATTAGCCAATTGGACATTTATTTTAATCGCCGTTGGCACAATCACATTTTGGCTTGCCGGATTTTTCACTCATTATGCACCGCTTTACACACTTTATTGGCCTCTTCCTGCTGATTTTACTCAATTCAGCGCTTTGGGCGGAGCTGTTTTTATTCTTGGAATAGCTCTTGTGATGGTTGGAACGATGTTTTTTGTAATCAATATTTTTAAAACTATCACTTATACACCTGATGGTTGGGAAAAACAACCTTGTGGAAAATTACTCGGTTCTGCCTTGGGAGTAAGTGGTTTTTCTAACTTATTCAGAAAAAAAGAAAAAAGAAAAGAGCACCTTGTCTCTCTTCCCGTAGCTGCTATTGCTCGCGGAACAGTGGATGTTGCGTTAAATTCAGGAATAATTCTTTTTACCGGCGTATTGATACTTATATATATGGTAGCACATTTATTTGGTACAGATTTAAAACATTCAGCCATTGATGCATTGCTTTACAAAAATTGGTTTTGGTGGGGCTTGGATTTGGTTGCTGATGGTTTGGTACTGATTTTTGTAGCTGGAACGTGGTATTTGCTTGCTATGCTGATAACAGGTAAAAAACTGTTTATGGAAAATATTGCGCGTGCTGCTTTGTTGGTAGAATTAATTGTTTCTTGGACGGTTTGGTCGCACCATTTAATGTCAGACCAAGCACAGCCGGGAATTTTAAAAGTACTTTCAGGCGAAATGGTTACAGCGTTTGAATTAATCACGCAGGGATTAGCATTTTTTATTACACTAGTAACACTTTGGAGCGCTCGCCCTCTTAAAATGACCAATCCGTTAAAGTTCTTATTGGGTGGTTTAACCGGTTTTGCATTGGCAGTGCCAGCAGGTATTATGCAAGCAGATTTAGGATTAAACCGCATTTTGCACAACACACAATGGGTTGTAGGACCACACGTACACGTGGCGGTATTGGTAGGTTTAACTATGACACTTTATTCGGCAGTTTATACCTTATTCCCCATAGTTACAAATGGCGCAAATTTATACAGTCAGAAATTGGCAAATATTCATTTTTGGCTGCATTTGTTGGGAGGAATAGGAATGGGTGCATTTATGGGAATGGCCGGACTTAACGGGATGCTACGCAGAACCATATATTACGATGGAGAATTTAATATTTATATGATTTTGGCAGCTGTATGTGGTTTAATGTTGCTTACTGCCTTTATTGTGTTCTTCTTTAATATTGCTATGAGTTTAGGATTGAAAGGTGTATTGCAGATTTTCACACCGTCAAAATTAGACTACAAGCAGTTAGTACCGGAAGAAAAATAACGGAATTTTTCTCCATTATAAAAACAAAAAAAGGACGTTGAAAATTCAATGTCCTTTTTTATACTATTTTTCTACAATAAACTGTTGGGATCTAATCTATCTTTCTCAATATCAAGAAAATACTTGTAAGTTCCAACTTTTAATTCGGCGCAAGAATCATAATCACACACGATTATGCCTTTGGGATGCATCTGCAAAGCGCTTATGGGCCATATATGATTGATAGGTTCTTCCACAGCGTGATGCAATGCACGTGCTTTGCTGTGCCCGTTTACAATTATCAACACTTCTTTGGCATCTAGAATTGTAGCGACACCTACGGTTAAAGCAGTTTTTGGTACATTATTTACATCATTATCAAAAAAACGTGAATTGGCAATGATTGTATCGGTTGTGAGTGTTTTTTGACGAGTACGAGAATTAAATGACGACGTTGGCTCATTAAAGGCAATATGTCCGTCAGGACCAATTCCGCCTAAAAATAAATCAATTCCTCCTACTTCCTTTATTTTATCTTCGTATGTTTCACATTCTAAGTCCAAATCTTCGGCGTTCCCATTTAATATATGTGCATTTTCTTTTTCAATATCAATATGATTGAAAAAATTTTCCCACATAAATGTATAAAAACTTTGAGAATGACTTTGTGGAAGACCAACATATTCATCCATATTAAATGTTATCACATTCTTAAAAGAAATGACTCCTTTCTGGTATAATTTAATAAGATGTTTATATGTTCCAAGAGGTGAAGAACCTGTTGGTAAGCCCAATACGAAAGGGTTTTCCTGAGTTGGTTTTGCTGCAATAAGTTTAGATGCAATATAATTAGCAGTCCATTCTGAAACATTTACATAATCCGGCTGAATAATAAGTCTCATATTTTTATTTAATTTTAATTATATGGACAAAGTTAGATATTTTATTTAAAAATATAAAATAATTTGCTATGTTCTATCTGAGAAAAAATAAAAAATAAAATAAATTAAGAATTATTTTATTGAAAAATGAAAAAACCTTGTATATTTGTCATTTGTTTTTAATACGAAAAAGAACTCGAATACTTAAAATTACACACATTATCATTATGTCAATCAACAAAGCAATCTTAGTAGGGAACGTTGGAAGAGATCCTGAAGTTCGTTATCTGGAAAAAAACGTAGCTGTAGCAAATTTTACGTTGGCTACAACAGAAAGAGGTTATACAATGCAAAATGGCACACAAGTGCCTGACCGTACCGAATGGCACAACATTGTAGCTTGGCGCGGATTAGCAGAATTAGCAGAAAAACACATTAAAAAAGGTTCTCAACTATATGTAGAAGGGAAAATACAAACTCGTTCATGGGAAAAAGACGGCGTAAAACGCTATACTACAGAAATTTACGCGGAAACTATTCAATTATTGGGAAAACGTCCGGATTCTAACGAAACAACATCAACGCCTTCCGCAGCACAATCTTCTGCTACATCTACTCCAGCAGAGCCGATGGAAGAAGGCACTGATGATTTACCATTTTAATTTTTTATAATAATAATAATAAAATAACAAATCTCTCCTCAACCTAATGAGGGGAGATTTTGTTTTACTCTAAAAAGAGCAAGTTATTATTATTAAGTTTGATGAAATATTTTTTATTTTTATATCAATCTTCTTTATAATAGAAGTAAAAAATCTAACAGTCTAAAATCTGTATTCTAAAAATATAAAAAATGGCTTTAATAAAATCGGTAAGAGGATTTACTCCCGAAATAGGAAAAAATTGTTATTTGGCTGAAAATGCTACGGTAGTAGGTGATGTAGTGATGGGAGACGGTTGCAGCGTATGGTTTAACGCTGTTTTACGAGGCGACGTAAATTCTATACGTATTGGAAATAATGTAAATATCCAAGATGGTTCTGTTTTACATACGCTTTATGAAAAATCGGTAGTTGAAATTGGCGATTACGTTTCGGTAGGACACAATGTTACTATTCATGGAGCTAAAATAAATAATTATGCTTTGATAGGAATGGGAGCCACGCTGCTGGATTATGCTGAAGTAGGTGAAGGCGCTATCGTAGCAGCAGGATCGTTGGTTTTAAGTAATACTAAAATTCCTCCATATACNCTTTGGGNCGGAGTTCCCGCTAAATTTNTAAAAAATGTGGAACCGGAACAAACCAACGANATGAATCGAAAAATAGCGCATAATTATGCTATGTATGCCGGATGGTATGAGGAAAAATAATCCTTTTTTTTATCTTCTTAACCACAAAGCGTTTCGATTTTTTTTCGAAACGTTTTTTTTATTTTTGAAGAATTACTACTTTTATCGTCAAATTTTTAATTTTTGACCAATGATTATTACCGATTTATTAAAACAAGACTGGAAAAAAGATTTTCGGGCTCAAGGATTTTATAAAAGCTTAGCCGTTAAAATTCTAATGGGATTTTTAGGGCTTTACTTTGCCACGCTTTTCTTAATGCTCGGGATATTTTTAGGAGAAATTTTAGACGAAGTCAGTCCTACATTAAAGCCGCTGGAAGTTTTTAACGGCATTACATTGTATATTTTACTGGGGGGATTGCTTTTTCGGTTTTTTATGATGCAGCTAAACACGTTGAACCTGCAAACGTATCAATCTCTGCCCATAAAACGTTCCACGCTGGTAAATTTCATACTTTTGCGTCCGGTTTTCAGCTGGGCGAATTATCTTACTTTACTTATTGTTATTCCGTTTGCCATAAAAAGCGTTACCGCATATTATTCAGGAGCAATTGCTTTTCAGTTTGTAATCAACTTTATTTTGCTGATTTGGTTTAATACTTTATTTGCAGCATTTCTTAAACGAAAATTTGGTTCTTCGTTTATTGCATTAATCATATTTTTGGTAATAATTGCAATATTGGCAGCATGTGAATATTTTAAGGTTTTCTCTCTTTTTGAAGTTTCAAGAANGATTTTNAACGNATTAACACTTCANCCTGCGGGATTATTCATTACACTTNCNTGCNTATTAGCTGCATACGGAATTAATCTTTGGTTTTTNTCTCAAAATTATTATCCGGAGAAATTTAATGAAAAACTGAAGAAAAATGACTCCACGGTAACAAGACGATTCACTTTTTTAGAAAAATACGGAACCGTCGGAGAACTTATTTCTTTGCAAATGCGATTGATTTTCCGTCATAAACGCACAAAAGCTTTGGTATATATGTCAGCCTTTTTTCTATTGTACGGACTGATTTTTTATACAAATCCCGTTTATAAAGACAAACCCGGATGGCTGTTTTTTGGAGCAATTTTTACCACCGGAATNTTAATGATTATGTACGGGCAATGGATTATCAGTTGGGAAAGTTCGTATTTTGACAGCATTTTAACAAAAAACATACCCGTAAAAACCTATATGAGAGCCAATTACTATCTTTTATTGGCTTTTAATGCCATATCGTTTATTTTATCTACACCTTATTTTTTCTTTTTTGGAAAAATAATTCTGTATCTGCATCTGGCTGCATTTCTTTACAATACAGGCGTAAACATTTCGCTGTTCCTGTTTTTTAGTCCTTTTAATACCAAGCGGATTGACTTGAACGCCCGCAGTACATTTAACTATCAGGGAACAACGTATAAAAGTTTTCTGATAGTGCTTCCAATTTTGTTTTTACCNATGATTGTAATGGGTATTGCATCCGCCTTAGGACACACAAACATCGGGTTAATCATTATGGGAAGTTTAGGGCTCATCGGATTTTTATTCAGAGAAAAAATACTGGACTTAACCGTAAAA
The genomic region above belongs to uncultured Paludibacter sp. and contains:
- the atpH gene encoding ATP synthase subunit delta — its product is MNLGLISVRYATALLDFALESSSQDKVYEEAKTLARSFSATNKLYEALDNPVISAADKKKLILTAAGGKVSSVFQSFVDLVLKNNRESELQSMALKYIDLYRKKKNILYGKLTTAIEVDKATEERLVALVEKQISGTIELEKVVDPSILGGFLMEVDFVRWDASLKNQLTKIKNEYIERNRRIV
- the atpF gene encoding ATP synthase subunit b translates to MSLLTPDFGLVFWMLLAFGIVVFILAKFGFPIIVKMVEERKAYIDESLLMAQQARDXLAKVKAESDKLIADARKEQVSVLAEAAKTRDKMIQDAKEKAXAEAANQIEIAKKQIALEKEDAIRSVRREVAKLSVEVAEKVLRANLDTKKDQMQMIDRLLDEINIPKS
- the atpE gene encoding ATP synthase subunit c; the protein is MLLSTLLQAAADAGIGTMGAGLGAGLATIGAGLGIGKIGGAAMEGIARQPEAAGDIRMNMIIAAALVEGVALFAVVVCGFIL
- the atpB gene encoding ATP synthase subunit a — encoded protein: MKILYKIFITLLFISSTSIXFGEEPASVXXHTXNKPETEKTGELNVKELILEHLADSYGWHITTVNHHHXTIPLPIILYSQTKGFNVFMSSAFHHGENEHNGFYIAEEGKYKGKIVEKDASGTEIRPIDISITKNVFALLFNSALLIFLIMYVVRAYKKDPLGSKKGFVGFMEMFIMNINDEVIKPGVGKDYKKYAPYLLTVFFFIFINXVMGLIPIFPGGANVTGNIAVTMVLALLTLIIVNVSGTKEYFKEIFWPDVPMWLKVPAPIMPAIELVGVFTKPFALMIRLFANILAGHSIALGLTALVFVTVSLGAGMNATMSGVSVLFSVFIGIVEILVAYIQAXVXTMLSAVFIGLARVEPHHQH
- a CDS encoding conserved membrane hypothetical protein (Evidence 4 : Unknown function but conserved in other organisms) → MEKQKNKFILILTAVTLIFGLGIKHIISTFFPQYMISWYPAIPIFFFVLGLILIFNVFKVKTMEARKTVNLYLMLRVGKILASLLFLLVYWITHKTALKPFALIFIVFYAIFMFTETFIFYSAEKWIKKTKSDEDSI
- a CDS encoding ATPase, F1 complex, delta/epsilon subunit, which produces MKLEIITPEQIYFSGEVSLVTLPGAKGSFTVLDHHAPIISFLNKGKLVYETGGQTKELNISGGFMEMSHNNVTVAVETLD
- a CDS encoding conserved hypothetical protein (Evidence 4 : Unknown function but conserved in other organisms), translating into MTLKGIIFMNLNKTTKYALQIFSLMALNENKMHTAIELSEQLKIPYRYLRKLLTEFNNKGFLKSTKGKTGGFSLSKKNHEISLYDIVYLTDETHFSTSCFFGFKECPLINVCSMHDKWTSVREMWLEILKETTLEDIKNQNINEIFLKNKLLSI
- a CDS encoding Cytochrome c oxidase, subunit II — its product is MVDSQLVLWGQTVAYTCYALAILALMGWFGYKITRQSNSEYKAPKKLFYTFVSILIVAGVSLHIVTFNTIPWAPLDLNRAEITPNKVFDISMANHQFKLPSEKLVIKQGEKALFKVTSEDLTYGFGVFRQDNSMVFQMQVVPGHMNDILWKFEKPGVYTIRSTEYSGPKGDQMIVKDAVVVE
- a CDS encoding Cytochrome c oxidase, subunit I — translated: MKFIETLLDGEGKLFKPSTLTPMQKLLLRFVVVSLVYYFFAAFEGMLMRMYAVSPTFMPSNQYYAILTAHPLVGIFGSTYSLVFGAFLFLVPFLMKKPIWSYKLANWTFILIAVGTITFWLAGFFTHYAPLYTLYWPLPADFTQFSALGGAVFILGIALVMVGTMFFVINIFKTITYTPDGWEKQPCGKLLGSALGVSGFSNLFRKKEKRKEHLVSLPVAAIARGTVDVALNSGIILFTGVLILIYMVAHLFGTDLKHSAIDALLYKNWFWWGLDLVADGLVLIFVAGTWYLLAMLITGKKLFMENIARAALLVELIVSWTVWSHHLMSDQAQPGILKVLSGEMVTAFELITQGLAFFITLVTLWSARPLKMTNPLKFLLGGLTGFALAVPAGIMQADLGLNRILHNTQWVVGPHVHVAVLVGLTMTLYSAVYTLFPIVTNGANLYSQKLANIHFWLHLLGGIGMGAFMGMAGLNGMLRRTIYYDGEFNIYMILAAVCGLMLLTAFIVFFFNIAMSLGLKGVLQIFTPSKLDYKQLVPEEK
- the nagB gene encoding glucosamine-6-phosphate deaminase (Evidence 2a : Function from experimental evidences in other organisms; PubMedId : 10378272, 11513596, 11752775, 12051945, 3284790, 8240271, 8747459; Product type e : enzyme); this encodes MRLIIQPDYVNVSEWTANYIASKLIAAKPTQENPFVLGLPTGSSPLGTYKHLIKLYQKGVISFKNVITFNMDEYVGLPQSHSQSFYTFMWENFFNHIDIEKENAHILNGNAEDLDLECETYEDKIKEVGGIDLFLGGIGPDGHIAFNEPTSSFNSRTRQKTLTTDTIIANSRFFDNDVNNVPKTALTVGVATILDAKEVLIIVNGHSKARALHHAVEEPINHIWPISALQMHPKGIIVCDYDSCAELKVGTYKYFLDIEKDRLDPNSLL
- the ssb gene encoding Single-stranded DNA-binding protein, translating into MKNEKTLYICHLFLIRKRTRILKITHIIIMSINKAILVGNVGRDPEVRYLEKNVAVANFTLATTERGYTMQNGTQVPDRTEWHNIVAWRGLAELAEKHIKKGSQLYVEGKIQTRSWEKDGVKRYTTEIYAETIQLLGKRPDSNETTSTPSAAQSSATSTPAEPMEEGTDDLPF
- the ytoA gene encoding Uncharacterized transferase YtoA, producing MALIKSVRGFTPEIGKNCYLAENATVVGDVVMGDGCSVWFNAVLRGDVNSIRIGNNVNIQDGSVLHTLYEKSVVEIGDYVSVGHNVTIHGAKINNYALIGMGATLLDYAEVGEGAIVAAGSLVLSNTKIPPYTLWXGVPAKFXKNVEPEQTNXMNRKIAHNYAMYAGWYEEK
- a CDS encoding conserved membrane hypothetical protein (Evidence 4 : Unknown function but conserved in other organisms), whose protein sequence is MIITDLLKQDWKKDFRAQGFYKSLAVKILMGFLGLYFATLFLMLGIFLGEILDEVSPTLKPLEVFNGITLYILLGGLLFRFFMMQLNTLNLQTYQSLPIKRSTLVNFILLRPVFSWANYLTLLIVIPFAIKSVTAYYSGAIAFQFVINFILLIWFNTLFAAFLKRKFGSSFIALIIFLVIIAILAACEYFKVFSLFEVSRXIXNXLTLXPAGLFITLXCXLAAYGINLWFXSQNYYPEKFNEKLKKNDSTVTRRFTFLEKYGTVGELISLQMRLIFRHKRTKALVYMSAFFLLYGLIFYTNPVYKDKPGWLFFGAIFTTGXLMIMYGQWIISWESSYFDSILTKNIPVKTYMRANYYLLLAFNAISFILSTPYFFFFGKIILYLHLAAFLYNTGVNISLFLFFSPFNTKRIDLNARSTFNYQGTTYKSFLIVLPILFLPMIVMGIASALGHTNIGLIIMGSLGLIGFLFREKILDLTVKLFXKRKYIMAAGFRETA